In Candidatus Eremiobacterota bacterium, the genomic stretch TCTTTCTTCCGGAGCTTCTCGAGAAAGAGACCGAGCTCGCAGGGTGGATAAGAAAAAGCCCCTTTCCCCATGTGACGGTCTCCCGGCTCACCAGGGGGAGATGCCTCTATTTCGCCTGGCAGCCCCTCCTTCTCTTCGCCGCGGCATGGGGATCGCTCATCCTGGGATTGTTTTTAATCGGCTATCAGCTCTGCTCCGGAGCATGACCCGCATCAAGCGAAGATTCTTGATTCCACCTGCAGAAGATCATAATTATTTGCACGGATTACACACCCTTTCGGGAATCCAGAATCCGGGAGTCAGGGGGGGTGCACTCCCGAAAAGATGCAACAAGCGCTTGAATTGGTGCAAGGGAGGGGATAAGTGAGAAAGGGGCTTGTGAGGTGAAAAAGAACTACACGGTGCAGGTGCTGATTGAGCAGGATGAGGACGGCAGGTATGTCTCCTCCTGTCCCAGCCTTGAGGGGTGCTCCACCCAGGGCGACACGTTTGAGGAGGCGATGGAGAACATCAGGGATGTCATAATGATGTGCATGAAAGAGCTTGCGGAGGAGAAAAAGACTTTTGACCTAAAGTATCCCGAGATCATAGGGGTGAAGCACCTGGAGATAGCGATATGAGCGAGAGGCTGCCGGTGCTCTCGC encodes the following:
- a CDS encoding type II toxin-antitoxin system HicB family antitoxin, producing the protein MKKNYTVQVLIEQDEDGRYVSSCPSLEGCSTQGDTFEEAMENIRDVIMMCMKELAEEKKTFDLKYPEIIGVKHLEIAI